From Weissella diestrammenae, a single genomic window includes:
- a CDS encoding DNA replication protein: protein MAQRRMISKKVTDTDAFLEMPLSTQALYFHLNMHADDDGFVSNVNTIMRMIGASGDDAKILIAKQFLIPFDDSGVVVIKDWRIHNYIRKDTYNETMYKEERQKLSVDANGAYQVNEPSTERARVVNESSPQVRLGKDRLGKDSKDIQAPKIGFSEDFEKLWEMYPNKKGKSVAQKAFNKAIKDGDTVEQIRAGIEAYKAYIKAEGTPVMYIKHGSTFFNQRSWNDDYTIQAKSSQRQLPVRETQPDWNNQPTQQISAAEQAELDVMLAQMSDKARKAQKEDK, encoded by the coding sequence ATGGCTCAACGAAGAATGATAAGCAAGAAAGTAACTGATACAGATGCGTTTCTAGAAATGCCACTATCTACACAGGCTTTATATTTTCATTTGAATATGCATGCTGATGACGATGGGTTTGTAAGTAATGTGAATACCATCATGCGAATGATTGGCGCATCTGGTGATGATGCAAAGATTTTAATTGCTAAACAGTTCTTGATTCCATTTGATGATAGCGGCGTAGTAGTGATTAAAGATTGGCGTATTCATAATTACATTCGTAAAGACACATACAACGAAACAATGTATAAGGAAGAACGCCAGAAACTCAGTGTTGACGCCAATGGCGCATACCAAGTCAACGAACCGTCTACGGAACGTGCACGTGTCGTCAACGAGTCGTCACCACAGGTAAGGTTAGGTAAGGATAGGTTAGGTAAGGATAGTAAAGATATACAAGCACCGAAAATTGGATTTTCGGAAGATTTCGAAAAACTATGGGAAATGTATCCGAATAAAAAAGGGAAGAGCGTTGCTCAGAAAGCATTCAATAAAGCAATTAAAGATGGTGACACTGTTGAACAGATAAGAGCAGGTATCGAAGCGTACAAGGCTTATATCAAAGCAGAAGGTACACCAGTTATGTATATCAAGCATGGATCTACATTCTTTAATCAAAGAAGTTGGAACGATGACTACACGATACAGGCAAAGTCATCACAACGACAATTACCAGTTCGAGAGACACAACCTGATTGGAATAATCAGCCAACACAGCAGATTTCAGCAGCTGAACAGGCAGAGTTAGACGTGATGCTGGCTCAGATGTCAGACAAGGCGCGTAAGGCGCAGAAAGAGGATAAGTGA
- a CDS encoding ERF family protein: MMNIQEKLLAIQFDLRAPKNQKNKFGNYNYRSVEDILEAVKPLLKEQGTTLTLTDEPVMIGDRIYINATATLRDIEDATQFVVVTGYARESAVKKGMDDSQVTGSTSSYARKYALNGLFLIDDSKDADTNEYAKQNESNRTQSKTNNQKPHNELNSYFTLWVKKLQESKGQTEAAVYSALNNTFKVANLKAFDALDDANKQTIIKWLKTIAES; encoded by the coding sequence ATGATGAATATTCAGGAAAAACTATTAGCGATTCAGTTTGATTTGAGAGCACCAAAAAATCAGAAAAATAAGTTTGGTAATTACAATTACCGTAGCGTTGAGGACATTCTGGAAGCTGTTAAACCTTTGCTGAAAGAACAGGGTACAACGTTGACGCTGACAGATGAACCGGTAATGATTGGTGATCGTATATACATCAATGCGACGGCGACACTACGCGACATTGAAGATGCTACACAATTCGTTGTGGTAACGGGATACGCTCGTGAATCAGCAGTGAAAAAAGGTATGGACGATAGCCAAGTGACAGGTTCAACAAGTTCATATGCGCGCAAGTATGCATTGAATGGATTGTTCTTAATTGACGATAGCAAGGATGCTGATACCAACGAGTATGCAAAGCAAAACGAATCGAATAGAACACAATCAAAAACCAACAATCAGAAACCGCACAACGAATTGAATAGCTACTTCACTTTGTGGGTTAAAAAGCTTCAAGAAAGTAAAGGACAAACAGAAGCAGCCGTGTATTCAGCATTGAATAATACGTTTAAAGTGGCGAATTTAAAAGCGTTTGATGCGTTAGATGACGCTAATAAACAGACCATAATCAAATGGTTAAAGACGATCGCAGAATCATAG
- a CDS encoding putative HNHc nuclease, giving the protein MDFWGRVTNVSGNVVTLSLESLEEASEVSRLLMQEKPEAYINIPDGRLISKTQRKKAYAIMGDISDWAGYGPEEIKELMKFLFEFETGHEYFSFASVDMTTAREFITFLLDLALKEHIQLKKTGLDYQDDLDAYMHQSLKYRSCVLCGRHADVHHIDAIGMGNDRRKVDHRGRLLIALCREHHQLAHQMGWLTFKDQYHVKGVTLDAETLNRLGIMTYKRMKEIDDEQSSTSRTIG; this is encoded by the coding sequence ATGGATTTTTGGGGACGAGTGACAAACGTTAGCGGTAATGTAGTTACTTTGTCACTAGAAAGTTTAGAAGAAGCTAGTGAAGTCTCACGGTTACTAATGCAAGAGAAACCTGAAGCATATATTAACATTCCAGATGGTCGATTGATTAGTAAGACACAGCGTAAAAAAGCATATGCGATTATGGGTGACATTTCGGACTGGGCAGGATATGGACCTGAAGAAATAAAAGAACTGATGAAGTTTCTTTTTGAATTTGAAACAGGACACGAATATTTTAGTTTTGCGAGTGTCGATATGACAACTGCCAGAGAATTTATCACATTCCTTCTGGATTTAGCTTTAAAAGAGCACATACAGCTTAAAAAAACAGGTCTGGACTATCAGGACGATTTAGACGCTTACATGCATCAGTCGCTCAAATATCGCTCCTGCGTGCTATGTGGTAGACACGCAGACGTGCATCACATTGATGCAATCGGAATGGGAAATGACAGACGTAAGGTGGACCATCGCGGGCGGCTATTGATTGCATTGTGCCGTGAGCATCATCAACTGGCCCATCAAATGGGGTGGCTGACATTTAAAGACCAGTATCACGTTAAAGGCGTGACGTTGGACGCAGAAACATTGAACAGATTAGGAATCATGACATACAAGCGAATGAAGGAGATTGACGATGAACAGAGTAGTACTAGTAGGACGATTGGCTAG
- a CDS encoding collagen-like protein, with protein sequence MIVGRNKRIQVSDNKLHTKITDTETIIDFDLRKNDKRIKATKATASVKNASGFLFEFEVEVVNGVARVDFSNEFLEQLTVDTYYIEFNVDEDGDRSIYPDEGFARFVVEQNTKNQDGDLVPQLTFDFVLSEAKKYIDEVVGDIEQGAKGDKGDRGEQGPQGEVGPKGDKGDTGPQGEMGLPGKDGATGAQGPEGKPGADGKDGTDGKDAPDNWNRVQTADDLTTMGIEPTLPVYQTNDKGSYDNSGMNIGQFVAVVEVYTVGGKTLFLNMTQESVVVSIMLQITNLNDYGNVVVYDLGNRFLMPDYPSPIQVGDDYYLSYDAYGLTWKKSAEVPDRLPPMNWVLDTSTKPWKIKFDNGMVLTLNDYGDNAAIYGYGHPVSLDDGKIAGQVIAANFIQAARGYITIDTFKAGSGSSFNYFSNNYTLKNSMNDSSKYDFTIATFGVADDKYNRQYVVIKMMYEMGIWTEAEIESLGAVKNQSRGIEILYPHVIVPGPVDDIKQR encoded by the coding sequence ATGATAGTTGGTAGAAATAAGAGAATACAAGTAAGCGACAATAAGTTACATACTAAGATTACAGATACGGAAACAATTATCGACTTCGATCTACGAAAGAACGACAAGAGAATTAAAGCAACTAAGGCCACAGCATCAGTTAAGAATGCTAGTGGCTTTTTGTTTGAGTTTGAAGTTGAAGTAGTGAACGGAGTTGCACGTGTTGATTTCTCAAATGAATTCTTAGAGCAGCTAACAGTTGATACGTATTACATCGAATTCAATGTTGATGAAGATGGCGATAGGTCTATTTATCCTGATGAAGGCTTTGCAAGATTTGTAGTAGAACAGAATACAAAGAATCAAGACGGTGATTTAGTTCCACAACTTACATTTGATTTTGTGTTGAGTGAAGCAAAGAAGTACATTGATGAAGTAGTAGGTGATATTGAACAAGGTGCCAAGGGTGATAAAGGTGATCGTGGGGAACAGGGCCCACAGGGAGAAGTCGGCCCCAAAGGGGATAAGGGCGATACCGGACCACAAGGCGAGATGGGTTTGCCCGGTAAAGATGGTGCAACTGGTGCACAAGGACCTGAAGGAAAACCGGGAGCAGATGGTAAAGACGGTACTGATGGTAAGGATGCACCCGATAATTGGAACCGTGTACAAACAGCGGATGATTTAACCACAATGGGTATTGAACCAACGTTACCTGTTTATCAGACCAATGATAAAGGTAGCTATGATAACTCCGGAATGAATATCGGACAATTTGTAGCAGTTGTTGAAGTGTATACTGTCGGTGGTAAAACATTATTCTTAAATATGACACAAGAGTCAGTAGTAGTTTCAATAATGCTACAGATTACTAATTTGAATGATTACGGAAATGTGGTTGTATATGACTTGGGTAATCGATTCTTAATGCCAGATTATCCCTCACCTATTCAAGTGGGAGATGACTATTACCTATCTTATGATGCATATGGTTTGACATGGAAGAAAAGCGCAGAAGTTCCAGATAGATTGCCGCCGATGAATTGGGTTTTAGATACGAGCACTAAACCGTGGAAAATTAAGTTTGATAATGGAATGGTGTTGACGCTAAATGACTACGGAGACAATGCAGCAATCTATGGTTATGGGCACCCAGTATCGTTAGATGATGGAAAAATTGCAGGACAAGTAATCGCAGCAAACTTCATTCAAGCTGCACGTGGATATATAACAATAGACACATTCAAGGCTGGTAGTGGAAGTTCATTTAATTATTTCTCCAACAATTACACATTAAAGAATTCAATGAATGACAGTAGTAAGTATGATTTTACAATAGCAACTTTCGGAGTAGCTGATGACAAGTACAATCGTCAGTACGTTGTTATCAAAATGATGTATGAGATGGGTATTTGGACTGAAGCGGAAATTGAATCACTTGGTGCAGTTAAGAATCAAAGCCGTGGGATTGAGATACTATATCCGCATGTTATTGTTCCGGGTCCGGTTGACGATATTAAACAAAGATAA
- a CDS encoding HNH endonuclease — protein sequence MNSYRQYPEWFLKWQRDFYNSSKWRKLRNQVRTDKRMHSDMSGKLIKGKSIVDHIIPITPDNYMDDDITLNPDNLQLLSIEEHNVKTFGKKEKMIFEPNDERKINLF from the coding sequence ATGAATAGTTATCGGCAATACCCTGAATGGTTTTTGAAGTGGCAAAGAGATTTTTATAATTCATCTAAGTGGCGTAAGTTACGCAACCAAGTAAGAACAGACAAACGAATGCATTCTGATATGAGTGGCAAGTTAATCAAAGGCAAGTCGATTGTGGATCACATCATACCTATTACACCAGATAACTATATGGATGATGATATAACGTTGAACCCTGACAACTTACAACTGCTAAGCATTGAGGAACACAACGTTAAAACGTTTGGAAAAAAAGAAAAAATGATTTTCGAACCAAATGATGAACGGAAGATTAATTTATTTTAA
- a CDS encoding helix-turn-helix domain-containing protein, whose product MNISKIIRKYVDLKGVSWYWLMKNAEIKSNSTIDKMKNGRPIDIKLSTAIKIAKVLDIDMNDFKKSEESKNL is encoded by the coding sequence ATGAATATATCGAAAATAATACGGAAATACGTTGATTTAAAAGGTGTTTCTTGGTACTGGCTTATGAAAAACGCTGAAATAAAAAGTAACAGTACGATAGATAAAATGAAGAACGGAAGGCCGATTGATATTAAGCTATCAACGGCAATTAAAATTGCAAAAGTGTTGGATATAGATATGAATGATTTTAAAAAAAGTGAGGAAAGTAAAAATTTATGA
- a CDS encoding DNA N-6-adenine-methyltransferase: MTINSGLFTSNKQDWETPTELFNNLNEKYNFTYDLAARSDNAKCKKFISPEQNSLNVDWSLLEGNLFCNPPYGRELSKWVQKAYETSLEKSEQIVFIIPARTDTSYWHDYIFNKAEVIFIRGRLKFEVDGIAKDAAPFPSAIVIFNGKSYLKNDL, translated from the coding sequence GTGACAATAAATTCAGGATTATTTACATCGAATAAACAAGACTGGGAAACGCCGACAGAGTTATTTAATAATTTAAACGAAAAATATAATTTCACGTATGATTTGGCAGCTCGGTCTGATAATGCTAAGTGCAAGAAATTTATTTCACCTGAACAGAATTCGTTGAACGTTGACTGGTCATTATTGGAGGGTAATTTATTTTGCAATCCACCATATGGCAGAGAGTTGAGTAAATGGGTTCAAAAAGCATATGAGACATCGCTAGAGAAATCTGAACAGATTGTATTCATAATCCCAGCGCGAACAGACACGAGTTACTGGCATGATTATATTTTTAATAAAGCTGAAGTAATTTTCATCAGAGGTCGCTTGAAATTTGAAGTCGATGGCATTGCAAAAGATGCTGCACCATTTCCATCAGCAATTGTAATTTTTAATGGAAAGTCATATTTAAAGAATGATTTATAG
- the ssb gene encoding single-stranded DNA-binding protein translates to MNRVVLVGRLARDVELRYTQSGTAVGSFSIAVDRRRTNQNGERETDFFNATIWQKAAENFANFTHKGARVAIEGRLQTSSYQNKEGQTVFKTEVIVESFDLLETKAESESYKQGQNNNDPFSQPTNNNPFSGGNEMNITDDDLPF, encoded by the coding sequence ATGAACAGAGTAGTACTAGTAGGACGATTGGCTAGAGACGTTGAATTACGCTATACGCAATCAGGAACAGCAGTAGGATCATTCAGTATTGCGGTTGACCGCCGCCGTACGAATCAAAACGGTGAGCGAGAAACAGATTTCTTTAATGCAACGATTTGGCAAAAGGCTGCTGAGAACTTTGCTAACTTCACACACAAAGGTGCACGAGTTGCGATTGAAGGTCGTTTACAAACGAGCAGCTACCAAAATAAAGAAGGACAAACCGTATTCAAGACGGAAGTGATTGTTGAGAGTTTTGATTTGCTAGAAACAAAGGCTGAATCAGAAAGTTACAAGCAGGGGCAGAACAACAATGATCCATTCAGCCAACCTACAAACAACAATCCGTTCTCTGGTGGTAATGAGATGAATATCACTGATGACGATTTGCCTTTCTAA
- a CDS encoding DNA-methyltransferase — protein MVNRLIKGETLQEMAKLPSRSVDMILADLPYQVTKAKWDIMIPFDELWEQYNRLIKDDGAIVLFSQQPFTSQLVMSNPKMFRYEIIWNKVRTTGFLNANRMPLKQHENILVFYKKLPTYNSQKTEGSGPSHSRGTSGTAKNRIYGHFNTTNNTASTKSNMKHPTDILTMRNQVGKGQLHPTQKPVELMEWLIKTYSNDGETVLDNVMGSGSTGIAAINTNRDFIGIELDTDYFEIATNRIRLWWKVASPYEKQDAVCDSQHHYFKDEIGINETLFKLEIKDGERLLKYLNKRGLKLPDGMEY, from the coding sequence ATGGTGAATAGATTAATCAAGGGTGAAACGTTACAAGAGATGGCAAAACTACCATCTCGTTCAGTGGATATGATACTAGCCGATTTACCATATCAGGTAACGAAAGCTAAATGGGACATAATGATACCGTTTGATGAATTATGGGAGCAGTACAACAGATTAATAAAAGATGATGGAGCAATTGTTCTGTTTTCACAACAGCCATTTACTTCTCAACTTGTCATGAGTAATCCGAAAATGTTTCGATATGAAATCATTTGGAATAAGGTGCGAACCACTGGATTTTTAAATGCAAATAGGATGCCGCTGAAACAACATGAGAATATCCTAGTTTTCTATAAAAAATTACCAACGTATAATTCGCAAAAAACTGAAGGAAGTGGGCCATCACATAGTCGTGGAACTTCAGGAACTGCGAAAAATAGAATCTATGGACATTTCAATACGACAAATAACACAGCTAGTACAAAAAGTAATATGAAACATCCAACGGATATTTTGACAATGAGAAATCAGGTTGGAAAGGGACAATTGCATCCAACTCAAAAACCCGTTGAATTGATGGAATGGTTGATTAAAACATATTCCAATGATGGTGAGACTGTACTTGATAATGTGATGGGTAGTGGTTCAACTGGTATCGCAGCGATAAATACGAATCGTGATTTTATTGGCATCGAACTTGATACTGATTATTTTGAAATAGCAACTAATCGTATTAGATTGTGGTGGAAAGTTGCAAGTCCATATGAAAAACAGGATGCGGTCTGTGATAGTCAGCACCATTATTTTAAAGATGAGATTGGAATTAACGAAACATTATTCAAACTTGAGATTAAAGATGGCGAGAGATTGCTCAAATATCTTAATAAACGTGGATTAAAATTGCCAGATGGCATGGAATATTAA
- a CDS encoding terminase TerL endonuclease subunit has product MRYFDKYVELIEKGDIVVGRAVKLAIKRVERFKEQYKFKQNEVDRRIKFIENETSQTKGGNGKLKLALPQKVWLEVAWGFYHDAEVTKVNPETMEEYQTVEERRLIHEIPVIMARGSGKTTLGSAIAMVGQIMDGEYGADVQLLAYNREQAGFLYNASRAMTSNENSLLHMMVLSGSLRSTKQGILYEPTNSLMNIKTSDYESLDGTNAHFNIFDEVHTYDDDFIKVVNDGSAKKRKNWQTWYLSTNGTKRERLFDRYFKIWMDILEGKTDNDSVMPFIYQLDNPEEIHDSKMWQKSMPLLGITTEKETIAADIEMSRNDPSQQAELMAKTFNLPVNNYLAYFVNEETKGNRDKFKPELFDGEDGSPALAIIGIDLSAVNDISSVSFMIKDGDAFQFVNRKYMPRTNVEKLPKEQRDKYFEWEQQGYLILHEEAFNKQSFIFDDIQRYMSEHNILPMAVGYDDWNAAELHGMFNDSYGEITHNVSMTTKTLSQPMKIYKQLIGNEKIVFDDPVATWNHLNVVVRVDGAGNIFPNKEKAKNKIDVFMSQLIAFITYEKNKDDLEYYYS; this is encoded by the coding sequence ATGCGATATTTCGATAAGTATGTTGAACTGATTGAAAAGGGCGATATAGTCGTTGGAAGAGCAGTGAAACTAGCTATTAAACGTGTTGAACGGTTTAAAGAGCAGTATAAGTTCAAGCAAAATGAAGTTGATAGGCGAATAAAGTTCATCGAGAATGAAACCAGCCAGACAAAAGGTGGTAATGGCAAATTAAAACTAGCATTACCGCAAAAAGTTTGGCTTGAAGTCGCTTGGGGGTTCTATCATGATGCAGAAGTGACAAAAGTTAATCCTGAAACGATGGAAGAATATCAAACAGTTGAAGAACGCCGATTGATTCATGAGATACCAGTAATTATGGCTCGTGGTTCAGGTAAAACAACACTAGGCAGTGCAATTGCTATGGTTGGTCAAATAATGGATGGTGAGTATGGTGCTGACGTGCAGCTGCTGGCATATAATCGTGAACAAGCTGGTTTCTTGTACAATGCTAGCCGTGCAATGACATCTAATGAAAATAGCTTACTGCATATGATGGTGTTATCTGGTTCACTACGATCAACAAAGCAAGGTATTCTATATGAGCCAACAAACTCATTGATGAACATTAAGACATCGGACTATGAATCACTGGATGGAACTAATGCACACTTTAATATATTTGATGAGGTGCACACCTATGATGATGATTTCATCAAGGTTGTCAATGACGGTTCGGCAAAGAAGCGTAAAAATTGGCAGACATGGTATTTATCAACAAACGGAACAAAGCGTGAACGATTATTTGATAGGTATTTCAAAATTTGGATGGATATTTTAGAAGGCAAGACTGATAACGATTCGGTCATGCCTTTTATTTATCAATTGGATAATCCTGAAGAGATTCACGATTCGAAAATGTGGCAAAAATCAATGCCACTGTTGGGAATCACAACTGAAAAAGAAACAATTGCAGCAGACATTGAGATGTCACGAAATGACCCTTCACAGCAGGCTGAGCTAATGGCTAAGACGTTTAATCTACCAGTGAATAATTATCTAGCGTACTTCGTAAATGAGGAAACAAAGGGTAACAGGGATAAATTTAAACCTGAGTTATTTGATGGTGAAGATGGTTCGCCAGCGTTAGCGATTATTGGCATTGATTTGTCGGCAGTCAATGATATTAGCTCGGTGTCATTCATGATTAAAGATGGGGATGCATTTCAATTTGTGAATCGGAAATATATGCCACGTACCAATGTCGAGAAATTGCCAAAGGAACAGCGTGATAAGTATTTTGAATGGGAGCAACAGGGTTACTTAATTTTGCATGAAGAAGCGTTTAACAAACAATCGTTTATTTTTGACGATATTCAGCGTTATATGAGTGAACATAACATTCTACCAATGGCCGTTGGATATGATGATTGGAATGCAGCTGAATTACACGGTATGTTCAATGATAGCTATGGCGAGATCACACATAACGTTTCGATGACCACTAAGACACTCAGTCAACCCATGAAAATTTATAAGCAGCTAATCGGTAATGAAAAGATTGTCTTTGATGACCCAGTAGCTACTTGGAATCACTTGAATGTGGTGGTACGAGTTGATGGTGCTGGCAATATTTTTCCAAACAAAGAGAAAGCGAAGAACAAGATTGACGTATTTATGTCACAGTTGATTGCTTTCATCACGTATGAGAAAAACAAAGACGATCTTGAATACTACTACAGCTAA
- a CDS encoding HK97 family phage prohead protease: MAGLRNKGMMVKAVSPEERDAAFHFKGYLSTYGNADRDGDVINKGAFDDSIKKHSIVPMLFNHDRNKVIGKLELSSDDHGLKVEGTLNLNDPEANRVKELLDMGALDSMSVGMAIKGYDPIDAERPYGGWEIKQADVYEGSVVTIPANEMAVIEEVKSLDAEDRKELAALRLEKRKSEALARF, translated from the coding sequence ATGGCAGGTTTACGAAATAAAGGAATGATGGTTAAGGCTGTGTCACCTGAAGAGCGTGATGCAGCCTTTCATTTTAAGGGTTACTTATCCACTTATGGCAATGCTGATCGTGATGGAGATGTCATTAACAAGGGTGCGTTTGATGACAGTATCAAAAAGCATTCAATTGTACCGATGCTATTCAATCATGACCGCAATAAAGTAATTGGGAAACTCGAATTATCGAGCGATGACCACGGTTTGAAAGTTGAAGGCACTTTGAATCTTAATGATCCAGAAGCTAATCGAGTCAAAGAGCTACTTGATATGGGCGCACTTGATTCAATGTCTGTTGGTATGGCCATTAAAGGCTATGATCCAATCGATGCTGAACGTCCATATGGTGGCTGGGAGATTAAACAAGCAGATGTCTATGAGGGTTCAGTTGTGACCATTCCAGCAAATGAAATGGCTGTGATTGAAGAAGTAAAGTCACTTGATGCAGAAGACAGGAAAGAGCTAGCAGCATTACGTCTTGAAAAGCGTAAGTCAGAAGCACTGGCACGTTTTTAA
- a CDS encoding phage portal protein, producing the protein MGYFTDFLERIRGSGLGINHRSMYEVHRRRSYWQRNSIYLDNIYNKIATDVAMMKFKHIRVTRNSNAADNMEWFEFSDLSNVLTLSPNEYEAPFVFWSNVIRDMLQNQVSIVVPVYEKGTLVKLQRVQGNANFNPDGTVNIVVDEISKVVNIADIWIFENPKQNISAQLGEITKLIDDNLHALSSKLNDNSGIRGLLHLPTRAATDDIEDRMNKRLTAFYDTGKDGGVSYLEKGEEFQELSQTYGGTASADELEFLKSQLYNAFGINEKLFTADYNEEQYRAYYQSVVKVYTRVISEEINRKIFTKTARRQGQKVLVYIDMFDIASLKDLNDFAFRQKYSGNFNSNEIREMFGYGAYEGGDTFETNKNAIPIEALHSGKEE; encoded by the coding sequence ATGGGATATTTTACGGACTTCTTAGAACGGATACGGGGTTCTGGGCTAGGGATTAATCATAGGTCAATGTATGAGGTGCATAGACGTCGTAGTTATTGGCAACGTAATTCAATCTATCTTGATAATATCTACAACAAAATTGCTACTGATGTGGCGATGATGAAGTTTAAGCACATCAGAGTGACACGGAACTCGAATGCAGCAGATAACATGGAATGGTTTGAATTTAGTGACCTATCTAATGTATTGACGTTATCGCCAAATGAATATGAAGCGCCGTTTGTCTTTTGGTCGAATGTTATTCGAGATATGCTACAAAATCAAGTGTCTATTGTAGTTCCAGTCTATGAAAAAGGAACGCTTGTTAAATTGCAACGAGTGCAAGGCAATGCTAATTTCAATCCAGATGGTACGGTAAATATTGTGGTTGATGAAATTAGTAAGGTGGTAAATATTGCTGATATTTGGATATTTGAAAATCCTAAGCAAAATATCAGTGCACAATTAGGCGAAATTACTAAGTTGATTGACGACAATTTACATGCATTATCAAGTAAGTTGAATGATAATTCAGGCATTCGTGGTTTACTCCATTTACCAACACGAGCGGCAACTGATGACATCGAAGATAGAATGAATAAACGATTAACCGCATTCTATGACACGGGTAAAGATGGTGGTGTTTCGTATCTTGAAAAGGGTGAAGAATTTCAAGAATTATCACAGACGTATGGTGGAACTGCTAGTGCTGATGAATTGGAGTTCTTAAAATCTCAACTCTATAACGCTTTCGGCATTAACGAAAAACTTTTTACAGCTGATTATAACGAAGAACAGTATCGAGCATATTATCAGAGTGTTGTTAAAGTTTATACCCGGGTAATTTCAGAAGAGATTAATCGAAAGATATTTACTAAAACAGCACGTAGGCAAGGACAAAAAGTGCTTGTCTATATTGATATGTTCGATATTGCAAGTTTGAAGGACTTGAATGATTTTGCGTTTAGGCAAAAGTATTCTGGTAACTTCAACTCAAATGAAATCCGTGAAATGTTTGGTTATGGGGCTTACGAAGGCGGCGATACATTTGAGACTAATAAGAATGCGATACCGATTGAGGCACTGCATTCTGGAAAGGAGGAATAA
- a CDS encoding DUF722 domain-containing protein: MADRIDKLLTDYFKGKLDLNIAIRKIEINHSSEQDENVGGGRAQNKYNDPNAIAMIREDEDVELQVLITQENVISKYYDNLLPEHKRAISNHYRNNLTWQMIAFSEYVDERTARRWRDDFKFNVKKDLKTMPVLG, translated from the coding sequence ATGGCAGATAGGATTGACAAATTATTGACTGATTATTTTAAAGGCAAGCTAGATTTGAATATCGCAATTAGGAAAATCGAGATTAATCATTCTAGTGAGCAGGATGAAAATGTTGGTGGTGGTCGGGCCCAAAATAAATACAATGATCCAAATGCTATTGCAATGATTAGAGAAGACGAAGATGTCGAATTACAAGTGCTAATTACGCAAGAGAATGTCATATCGAAGTATTATGATAATCTTTTGCCAGAACACAAGAGAGCAATATCAAATCATTATCGAAACAATCTTACATGGCAGATGATTGCATTTAGTGAATACGTTGATGAACGCACTGCAAGGCGCTGGCGAGACGACTTTAAATTCAATGTAAAAAAAGATTTAAAAACAATGCCCGTTTTGGGCTAA
- a CDS encoding YjzC family protein, translated as MSNSIKPGTDNQKPGHYVEVGPRGGRVSGGHNATIGRGDRLPPTTKPGNGWRRG; from the coding sequence ATGTCAAATTCAATTAAACCTGGCACTGACAACCAGAAGCCAGGTCACTATGTTGAAGTCGGACCACGTGGCGGACGTGTGTCTGGTGGTCATAATGCGACAATCGGTCGTGGTGATCGCTTGCCACCTACCACTAAGCCTGGCAACGGTTGGCGTCGAGGCTAG